A portion of the Oxynema aestuarii AP17 genome contains these proteins:
- a CDS encoding MBL fold metallo-hydrolase yields MATLKERRPENVDGEFYVDRTCIDCDTCRWMMPAVFHRDNGQSAVYRQPKNEGERLQALQALLSCPTASIGTVDRPKDIREAQESFPLAIADNVYHCGYHSEKSFGAASYLIRRQGGNILVDSPRFTPPLVKKLEAMGGIRYLYLTHRDDIADHQKFRDHFGCDRLLHEQEIREATQDIEIKLRGFDPIQFAPDLQIIPVPGHTEAHTVLLYDNRFLFTGDHLAWSDRLQSLIAFRNHCWYSWPKLVESMHDLAHYSFEWVLPGHGRRYHADRETMGKELQKLLDWMKTEAV; encoded by the coding sequence ATGGCAACCTTAAAAGAGCGCCGTCCGGAAAATGTAGACGGTGAATTCTATGTCGATCGCACCTGCATTGACTGCGATACTTGTCGCTGGATGATGCCAGCAGTCTTTCATCGAGATAACGGACAATCCGCAGTTTATCGCCAGCCGAAAAATGAAGGGGAACGCTTGCAAGCTTTACAAGCCTTGCTCTCTTGTCCGACCGCTTCGATTGGAACGGTCGATCGCCCTAAAGATATTCGAGAAGCGCAAGAGAGTTTCCCTTTGGCGATCGCGGACAATGTTTACCATTGCGGCTATCATTCGGAAAAATCCTTTGGGGCGGCGAGTTATTTGATTCGGCGACAAGGGGGCAATATTTTAGTCGATTCTCCTCGATTTACCCCACCTTTAGTCAAAAAACTGGAAGCAATGGGAGGCATCCGCTATCTCTATTTGACGCATCGAGATGATATTGCCGACCATCAGAAGTTTCGCGACCATTTCGGCTGCGATCGCCTCCTGCACGAACAAGAAATTAGAGAAGCTACCCAAGATATTGAAATTAAATTAAGGGGATTCGATCCGATTCAATTTGCCCCGGATTTACAAATTATTCCCGTTCCCGGACATACAGAAGCCCATACGGTTTTACTATACGACAATCGCTTTTTATTTACGGGGGATCATTTAGCCTGGTCCGATCGCCTGCAAAGTTTAATCGCCTTTCGCAATCACTGTTGGTATTCTTGGCCCAAGTTAGTCGAATCCATGCACGATCTGGCCCATTATTCGTTTGAGTGGGTGCTTCCCGGTCACGGTCGCCGCTATCATGCCGATCGCGAAACCATGGGTAAAGAATTGCAAAAGCTGCTCGATTGGATGAAAACAGAAGCAGTTTAG
- a CDS encoding lysylphosphatidylglycerol synthase domain-containing protein, with the protein MSKSPLTWLKSVLSRGKPFIRWFVLGAIVFFLAQTVKDRAAEVASLQISRSGWLKLAIALCVTALAHIWSGWVWLWILRQFDPPPGSFRDRHVPLGRGLYIYLTTNVAKYLPGNVWHFYGRIKAIAESGTPFSVAALSVLLEPLLMAAAALAIAIFGSLNLATGDLSPTSPAFFDPLRFLKLLALFAVLVGVHPRLLNPVIQFLGKLKLKRQPPRSSSVSEATPEGLPVTDVPTEPIAAQLTRYPLSPFLGEIGFLLLRGSGFILTVDVMTSVQWSAIPTLMSGFSVAWLLGLVVPGAPGGIGIFEATAIAILSHQFSPAAILGAVAFYRLISILAESATAAIAWGLGKR; encoded by the coding sequence ATGTCAAAATCTCCGCTAACTTGGCTCAAATCCGTTCTCTCTCGCGGCAAACCTTTTATTCGCTGGTTTGTGCTCGGCGCGATCGTCTTTTTTCTCGCGCAAACCGTCAAAGATCGCGCCGCCGAGGTCGCTTCTCTCCAGATTTCGCGATCGGGTTGGCTGAAATTGGCGATCGCCTTATGCGTCACTGCTTTAGCTCATATCTGGTCCGGTTGGGTCTGGTTGTGGATCTTACGCCAGTTCGATCCGCCTCCGGGGTCGTTTCGCGATCGCCACGTTCCTCTCGGTCGCGGACTTTACATCTATTTGACCACCAACGTCGCCAAATACCTCCCCGGTAATGTCTGGCATTTCTACGGCAGAATTAAGGCGATCGCCGAATCCGGAACCCCTTTCTCCGTCGCGGCCCTCAGCGTCCTTCTCGAACCCCTGCTGATGGCTGCCGCCGCCTTGGCGATCGCCATTTTCGGCAGCCTCAACCTCGCCACTGGCGACCTTTCCCCAACCTCTCCCGCATTTTTTGACCCCCTGCGTTTCTTAAAATTACTCGCTTTATTTGCGGTTCTCGTCGGCGTTCACCCTCGCTTACTCAACCCGGTCATTCAGTTTCTCGGAAAGCTCAAACTCAAACGCCAACCCCCACGATCCTCATCCGTTAGCGAAGCGACGCCGGAGGGGTTACCCGTCACGGATGTTCCCACCGAACCCATCGCCGCACAGTTGACCCGCTATCCTCTTTCTCCCTTCCTCGGCGAAATTGGCTTTCTCCTGTTACGCGGAAGCGGATTTATTTTGACCGTAGACGTGATGACTTCGGTGCAGTGGTCTGCGATTCCGACTTTGATGAGTGGCTTTAGTGTCGCGTGGCTGCTGGGTTTGGTCGTTCCCGGCGCCCCCGGCGGGATCGGCATTTTTGAAGCGACGGCGATCGCCATACTCAGCCATCAATTCTCCCCTGCCGCTATTTTGGGCGCCGTCGCCTTCTACCGTTTAATTAGTATTCTCGCCGAATCCGCTACGGCGGCGATCGCCTGGGGATTAGGAAAAAGGTAG
- a CDS encoding alkaline phosphatase D family protein yields the protein MLDLDTLFDERYYLATNPDVANAVNNGAIAPLQHFITFGQFERRDPSAIFDTDYYLSQYLDVADAVRQGSLAAVEHYLNFGQREGRDPGLLYDQSFYLSNNPDVAAAVAADQLTGIEHFLNFGEAEDRTPSRFYNPAYYLDRNPDVAAAVAADRLTGIQHYLEFGAIENRELSPFIEPGGSSLPNGVAAGDVTQTSAMLWARTTTPGPVNFEWNGGVAEIVATDPLVPVKLQLDGLQPNTEYTYTVSDSGGAIATGKFRTLAPPGRRTGLRFGVSGDWQGELAPYPSISNADSRNLDFFVQVGDTLEADSSSPDLPGVRQASSLLEFYTKHNEIYSERFGLNPWVDLRQSTATYSTWDDHDITNDFAGGAAPSESPQRNGIFGTGDGFVNETPVFREGLQAFQEFKPLQDQFYGETGDPRTANKQKLYRFNTHGSDAASFILDTRSFRDKPLPFLAETASEEEIAAYLQDAFEPGRTLLGRAQLEQLKTDLLTAENTGVTWKFVMSSVPMQHFGIPVAGERWEGYAAERTELLKFIEDNDIDNVVFVTGDFHGNVVNNVTYQEGFGQPQIQTGAMDVMVGPVGIQLNIGQGPFAAPFGPATVAFTPDALLPQSEKERYRGLTDVEEKNAFVRQVIDNRIVPLGYDPVGLEGSNIDARLLQGSYFAAHNYGWTEFEIDRDSQVLTVTTWGVEPYTESELEANPEAIASRTPTVRMQFEVTPETL from the coding sequence ATGCTAGATCTAGACACCCTATTTGACGAACGCTACTATCTCGCAACGAACCCCGATGTAGCGAATGCAGTCAACAACGGCGCGATCGCACCACTGCAACACTTTATCACCTTCGGACAATTCGAGCGCCGCGATCCGAGTGCGATCTTCGATACCGATTACTATCTGAGTCAATATCTCGATGTCGCCGATGCCGTTCGCCAAGGCAGCCTCGCGGCGGTCGAACATTACCTCAATTTCGGTCAACGGGAAGGACGCGATCCCGGTCTGCTTTACGACCAGAGTTTTTATCTGAGCAATAATCCCGACGTAGCGGCGGCGGTCGCCGCAGACCAACTGACGGGAATCGAGCATTTTCTCAATTTCGGAGAAGCGGAAGATCGAACCCCGAGTCGGTTTTACAATCCAGCGTACTATCTCGATCGCAACCCGGACGTGGCGGCGGCGGTCGCGGCAGACCGACTGACCGGAATCCAACATTATCTCGAATTCGGGGCGATCGAAAATCGCGAATTGAGTCCGTTTATAGAACCCGGCGGTTCGAGTTTACCCAATGGCGTCGCGGCGGGAGACGTGACCCAAACTTCTGCAATGTTGTGGGCCCGTACTACCACCCCCGGTCCGGTGAACTTCGAGTGGAATGGGGGAGTTGCCGAAATAGTCGCTACCGATCCCTTAGTTCCGGTGAAACTGCAACTCGACGGACTGCAGCCGAATACGGAATATACGTATACCGTCAGCGATTCCGGCGGGGCGATCGCCACGGGCAAATTCCGCACCTTAGCGCCTCCCGGGAGGCGAACGGGCCTGCGTTTCGGCGTCTCTGGGGACTGGCAAGGCGAACTCGCCCCCTATCCCTCGATTTCTAATGCGGACAGTCGCAATTTAGACTTTTTCGTACAAGTCGGCGATACCTTAGAAGCCGATAGCAGTTCCCCCGATTTACCCGGAGTGCGACAAGCGTCGAGCCTGCTGGAGTTTTACACCAAGCATAACGAAATTTACAGCGAACGCTTTGGCTTGAATCCCTGGGTCGATCTGCGCCAGTCAACAGCCACCTATAGCACCTGGGACGACCACGACATTACCAACGATTTTGCCGGAGGTGCGGCCCCGAGTGAATCCCCGCAGCGTAACGGTATTTTCGGGACGGGAGACGGCTTCGTCAACGAAACTCCGGTGTTTCGAGAAGGCTTACAAGCGTTCCAAGAATTTAAACCCTTGCAAGACCAATTTTACGGGGAAACGGGAGACCCGCGCACGGCCAACAAGCAGAAACTGTATCGTTTCAATACTCACGGTAGCGACGCCGCCAGTTTTATTCTCGATACGCGATCGTTCCGGGATAAACCCTTACCCTTTTTAGCGGAAACGGCATCTGAAGAAGAGATCGCCGCCTATCTTCAAGATGCGTTCGAACCGGGACGAACCTTGTTAGGACGAGCGCAATTAGAACAGTTGAAGACGGATTTACTGACGGCTGAAAACACCGGGGTGACCTGGAAGTTCGTCATGTCTAGCGTACCGATGCAACATTTCGGGATTCCCGTGGCGGGGGAACGCTGGGAAGGATATGCGGCGGAACGCACGGAGTTGCTTAAATTTATTGAAGATAACGATATCGATAATGTGGTGTTCGTGACTGGAGATTTTCACGGCAACGTGGTCAATAATGTGACCTATCAAGAAGGGTTTGGGCAACCGCAAATCCAGACCGGGGCGATGGATGTTATGGTCGGTCCGGTGGGGATTCAGTTGAATATCGGTCAAGGACCGTTTGCGGCGCCGTTCGGTCCGGCGACGGTGGCGTTTACCCCAGATGCGCTATTACCGCAATCGGAGAAGGAACGCTACCGAGGGTTGACGGATGTGGAGGAGAAAAATGCATTCGTGCGGCAGGTGATTGACAATCGGATCGTGCCGTTGGGTTACGATCCGGTAGGGTTGGAAGGCTCGAATATCGATGCCCGCCTGTTGCAGGGGTCGTATTTTGCGGCGCACAATTACGGCTGGACCGAGTTTGAAATCGATCGCGACAGCCAGGTGCTGACGGTGACGACGTGGGGGGTCGAACCGTATACCGAGAGCGAATTGGAGGCCAATCCAGAGGCGATCGCCTCGCGCACGCCGACGGTGCGGATGCAGTTTGAAGTGACGCCGGAAACCCTTTAA